Proteins from a single region of Brachyhypopomus gauderio isolate BG-103 unplaced genomic scaffold, BGAUD_0.2 sc248, whole genome shotgun sequence:
- the LOC143504269 gene encoding uncharacterized protein F54H12.2-like yields the protein MSTECAKTELDIFTLPYTQTSIEKYAYVEIPPLSSVADGGAPIDFYVAGNSDDYLDLNNTFLYLRCKITNPDGTDIAADAKVGVVNYPIASLFSQVDVMLGDRLISQSSNTYPYRAVMECLMNYSKDTLETQFSSGMFYKDTAGHMDATDPAALNMGLRSRAALSGESRPFDLIGYIHSDIFFQDKFLLNGVDLKIKFVRSKDEFCLMKEGQTDYVIKILTASLFVKKVTVSPSVKLGHAQALLNATAKYPVERVCMKTFSLPAGSRVCTQENLFLGPLPKTVVIGMVDNDAYVGAYNKNPFNFKHYDTEFIALYVDGTQHPAKPFQPNFQAGNAVREYHSLILASGKHLKDQALSIGRQEYVRGYTLLAFNLSPDDEGGQHLSLIKSGNMRMELRFKNPLPRTINLVIYATFDTILQINNHRNVLIDYQ from the coding sequence ATGTCGACCGAATGCGCCAAAACAGAATTGGATATCTTtactctgccttacactcaaaCGAGTATCGAAAAGTACGCGTACGTGGAAATACCGCCGCTTTCATCCGTTGCTGACGGAGGGGCGCCGATAGATTTTTACGTAGCGGGTAATAGCGACGATTACCTGGATCTCAACAACACTTTTTTATACCTAAGATGTAAAATCACAAACCCTGACGGAACCGACATAGCCGCCGACGCAAAGGTCGGCGTCGTGAACTACCCGATAGCCTCCCTTTTTTCACAAGTGGACGTTATGCTAGGAGACCGCCTCATCAGTCAGTCGAGTAATACGTACCCTTACAGAGCCGTCATGGAATGCCTCATGAATTACAGCAAGGACACGCTGGAGACTCAGTTTTCAAGCGGTATGTTTTACAAGGACACGGCGGGGCATATGGATGCTACGGACCCGGCGGCCCTGAACATGGGTCTCAGAAGCAGAGCCGCATTGAGCGGTGAAAGTAGACCCTTTGATCTGATCGGATACATTCACTCCGATATATTTTTTCAGGATAAATTTTTACTGAACGGAGTCGATCTGAAAATTAAATTTGTAAGGAGTAAAGACGAGTTCTGTCTGATGAAAGAAGGACAGACGGACTACGTTATAAAAATACTAACGGCTTCTCTTTTTGTGAAAAAAGTCACCGTGTCTCCCTCGGTGAAGTTGGGCCACGCGCAGGCGCTTCTGAACGCCACGGCCAAGTACCCCGTGGAAAGGGTGTGCATGAAGACTTTCAGTTTACCCGCGGGGAGCCGCGTATGCACCCAAGAAAATCTGTTCCTGGGCCCTCTTCCAAAAACCGTCGTTATAGGAATGGTGGATAACGACGCATACGTAGGAGCCTACAATAAAAACCCCTTTAATTTCAAACACTACGACACAGAGTTTATCGCTCTCTACGTGGACGGAACCCAACATCCTGCTAAGCCTTTTCAACCGAATTTTCAAGCCGGTAACGCCGTTCGTGAATATCACTCGCTAATTCTGGCTTCGGGAAAACACCTTAAAGATCAAGCTCTTTCCATCGGTCGTCAAGAGTACGTAAGAGGCTATACATTGCTGGCTTTCAATCTATCACCCGACGATGAAGGAGGGCAGCATCTGTCGCTGATAAAGTCCGGAAATATGAGAATGGAACTCCGGTTTAAAAATCCTCTGCCGAGGACCATAAATCTCGTTATTTACGCGACGTTTGATACCATACTGCAAATAAATAACCACCGTAACGTACTCATCGACtaccaataa